One segment of Eretmochelys imbricata isolate rEreImb1 chromosome 5, rEreImb1.hap1, whole genome shotgun sequence DNA contains the following:
- the BAAT gene encoding bile acid-CoA:amino acid N-acyltransferase translates to MIRLTVTPKIALADEPLKIQVSGLPPSQLVTLQASLTDEKGVLFCSKAFYRSDKAGEVDLERAAATGGDYTGVQPMGLFQCLKPEKLFHRLMKRDVMQSPFRVRLDVFNLYHMLSSPHNQPAASQTVERWYVAPGVQRVQIRGSRVRGALFLPPGEGPFPGLIDMFGGVGGLTEFRASLLASRGFAALALAYFAYEDLPRCLDVVDLEYFEEAANILLGHPKVGGAGVGVVAICKGAEIALAMATFLPQITAAVCINGTSAIHGTALHYRDLHISPIPYRPECAQLTPTGLLALSSVFGDTQAEANQGSIIPVEKAQGQILLVVGESDQNYDSKAYAEEVMERMRRHGRKNCTLLSYPGAGHLIEPPGSPFCHSSRSPFSVFPVMWGGEAQPHAAAQEHSWREIQKFLWHHLCPTGSSKL, encoded by the exons ATGATCCGGCTCACAGTCACCCCGAAGATAGCCCTTGCTGATGAACCACTGAAAATCCAGGTCTCTGGCTTGCCCCCCTCCCAGCTGGTGACCCTCCAAGCCTCTCTGACCGATGAGAAAGGGGTGCTCTTCTGCTCCAAAGCATTCTACAGGTCAGATAAGGCTGGTGAGGTGGACCTGGAGCGGGCTGCTGCCACTGGAGGGGATTACACTGGTGTGCAGCCCATGGGTCTGTTTCAGTGCCTGAAGCCGGAAAAGCTGTTCCATAGGCTGATGAAGCGGGATGTGATGCAGAGTCCCTTCCGAGTCCGCCTGGACGTGTTCAACTTATATCACATGCTTTCCTCACCCCACAAtcagcctgcagccagccagaCTGTGGAGCGGTGGTACGTGGCACCTGGAGTACAACGGGTCCAGATCAGGGGCAGCAGAGTCCGTGGagccctcttcctccctccag GGGAAGGTCCTTTTCCAGGGCTGATTGACATGTTTGGTGGTGTGGGTGGACTCACTGAATTCCGAGCCAGCCTCCTTGCCAGTCGTGGCTTTGCTGCACTGGCCCTAGCTTACTTTGCGTATGAAGACCTGCCCAGGTGTCTAGATGTGGTGGATCTGGAATATTTTGAGGAAGCTGCCAACATACTCTTGGGACATCCAAAG gtgggaggggcaggagttGGTGTAGTTGCAATCTGCAAAGGCGCTGAGATTGCACTGGCGATGGCAACGTTCCTACCACAGATCACAGCCGCAGTTTGCATTAACGGGACCAGTGCCATTCATGGGACTGCGCTGCACTACCGTGATCTCCACATCAGCCCAATACCTTACAGACCTGAGTGTGCGCAGCTCACACCCACGGGGCTGCTCGCTCTCTCCAGTGTCTTTGGGGACACTCAAGCGGAGGCAAATCAAGGCAGCATCATCCCTGTTGAAAAGGCTCAGGGTCAGATCCTCCTCGTCGTGGGAGAGAGCGACCAGAACTATGACAGCAAAGCATATGCTGAGGAAGTGATGGAGAGGATGAGGAGACATGGGCGAAAGAACTGCACCCTGCTGTCTTATCCAGGCGCTGGGCACCTGATAGAGCCCCCGGGGTCCCCGTTCTGCCACAGCTCAAGGAGCCCCTTTTCCGTCTTTCCCGTGATGTGGGGAGGTGAAGCCCAACCCCACGCCGCAGCACAGGAACATTCTTGGAGAGAGATCCAAAAATTCCTTTGGCACCACCTGTGCCCAACAGGAAGCAGCAAGCTCTGA